In one Corallococcus sp. EGB genomic region, the following are encoded:
- a CDS encoding diacylglycerol kinase family protein — MNIAVLVNLRARKGTEGMGGLVKDLLPRARVALTRSLEEAREWVDQLRHDPPSLLLAGGGDGTITGLLNELRSQGVALPAIGVLPLGTGNAWARVTGAPRPQVALKQIAAYGERLPPLRPFSLVRVEGRVAPFAGTGWDAEMIQDFKNQLADAGPLKSMQSGLRGYLGAMFTRTVPRHLFGEGNPNVSVYNLGASALTMDPTGAVRPVPNGGAGQLLYQGPAGVAGAATTPEWGFGFKAFPFAQAVPHRLSVRVYGAGVLEATRNMFRLWRGEHPMPRMHDFFVERLRMDFDREVPFQMGGDVLGMRRSLEFDLAEENVNLVDWRRLSRLVAV; from the coding sequence ATGAACATTGCCGTCCTCGTCAATCTGCGTGCGCGTAAAGGGACCGAAGGGATGGGCGGGCTCGTCAAGGACCTGCTCCCCCGGGCCCGGGTGGCCCTCACCCGTTCGCTGGAAGAGGCGAGGGAGTGGGTGGACCAGCTCCGCCACGACCCGCCCAGCCTGCTGCTCGCGGGCGGGGGGGACGGCACCATCACGGGCCTGCTCAACGAGCTGCGCTCCCAGGGCGTGGCCCTGCCGGCCATTGGCGTGCTGCCGCTGGGCACGGGCAACGCGTGGGCCCGCGTCACCGGCGCGCCGCGTCCCCAGGTGGCGCTGAAGCAGATCGCCGCGTACGGCGAGCGCCTGCCGCCCCTGCGTCCCTTCTCGCTGGTGCGGGTGGAGGGCCGGGTGGCGCCCTTCGCGGGCACGGGCTGGGACGCGGAGATGATCCAGGACTTCAAGAACCAGCTCGCCGACGCCGGTCCGCTGAAGAGCATGCAGTCCGGCCTGCGCGGCTACCTGGGCGCCATGTTCACGCGCACGGTGCCGCGCCACCTGTTCGGCGAGGGCAACCCGAACGTCTCCGTCTACAACCTGGGCGCGTCCGCGCTGACCATGGATCCCACGGGCGCGGTGCGGCCGGTGCCCAACGGCGGCGCGGGGCAGCTGTTGTACCAGGGCCCCGCGGGCGTGGCGGGCGCGGCGACGACGCCGGAGTGGGGCTTCGGCTTCAAGGCGTTCCCGTTCGCGCAGGCGGTGCCGCACCGGCTGTCCGTGCGCGTGTACGGCGCGGGCGTCCTGGAGGCCACGCGCAACATGTTCCGCCTGTGGCGCGGCGAGCACCCCATGCCGCGCATGCACGACTTCTTCGTGGAGCGCCTGCGCATGGACTTCGACCGCGAGGTGCCCTTCCAGATGGGCGGCGACGTGCTGGGCATGCGCCGCTCGCTGGAGTTCGACCTGGCGGAGGAGAACGTCAACCTGGTCGACTGGCGCCGCCTCAGCCGCCTGGTCGCCGTCTGA
- a CDS encoding SDR family oxidoreductase — MDRMWKQKVIVITGASSGIGRATALLLAKKGAHVVLAARREEPLEELAAECESHGVQALRVSTDVSDAAAVRKLAEAAVEAFGHFDGWVNNAGVYMLGSLEETPDDAFRQLMETNFFGTVSGARVALAQFRRQGYGTLVNVSSTFGTVPAPYLSAYVASKFAVRGFSASLRQELLGTGIDVCTVMPAAIDTPLWRHTANYTGWRIRPVEPVYTPERVARTILRVLRQPQDEVIVGPAGKSFAAMHGLFPRTFERTMKSGTDVLHFQDARQGPTPGNVFRPMEEGTAASGGYHGTGKTWLRRLLMAGGLAAAAVTLRRRAAERHLEARLAHALGV; from the coding sequence ATGGATCGCATGTGGAAGCAGAAGGTCATCGTCATCACGGGCGCCTCCAGCGGCATTGGCCGGGCCACCGCGCTGCTGCTGGCGAAGAAGGGCGCCCACGTGGTCCTCGCCGCGCGCCGGGAGGAGCCCCTGGAGGAGCTGGCGGCCGAGTGCGAGTCCCACGGCGTCCAGGCGCTGAGGGTCTCCACGGACGTGTCGGACGCGGCGGCCGTGCGGAAGCTGGCGGAGGCCGCGGTGGAGGCCTTTGGCCACTTCGACGGCTGGGTGAACAACGCGGGCGTCTACATGCTGGGCAGCCTGGAGGAGACGCCGGACGACGCGTTCCGCCAGCTCATGGAGACCAACTTCTTTGGCACGGTGAGCGGGGCGCGCGTGGCGCTCGCGCAGTTCCGCCGCCAGGGCTACGGGACGCTGGTCAACGTGTCCTCCACCTTCGGCACCGTGCCCGCGCCGTACCTGAGCGCCTACGTGGCCTCCAAGTTCGCGGTGCGCGGCTTCTCCGCGTCGCTGCGCCAGGAGCTGCTCGGCACGGGCATCGACGTGTGCACGGTGATGCCCGCCGCCATCGACACGCCCCTGTGGCGCCACACCGCCAACTACACCGGCTGGCGCATCCGCCCCGTGGAGCCCGTCTACACGCCGGAGCGCGTGGCCCGCACCATCCTCCGCGTGCTGCGCCAGCCCCAGGACGAGGTCATCGTCGGCCCCGCCGGCAAGAGCTTCGCGGCGATGCACGGCCTGTTCCCCCGCACGTTCGAGCGCACCATGAAGTCCGGAACGGACGTCCTGCACTTCCAGGACGCGCGGCAGGGCCCCACCCCCGGCAACGTCTTCCGGCCCATGGAGGAGGGGACCGCGGCGTCGGGCGGTTACCACGGCACCGGAAAAACATGGCTGCGGCGGCTCCTGATGGCCGGAGGGCTGGCGGCCGCGGCGGTGACGCTGCGCCGGCGTGCGGCCGAGCGACACCTGGAGGCGCGGCTGGCCCATGCCCTGGGGGTGTGA